One genomic segment of Accipiter gentilis chromosome 29, bAccGen1.1, whole genome shotgun sequence includes these proteins:
- the ELF3 gene encoding ETS-related transcription factor Elf-3, with product MAGSCEISNIFSNYISAMYQPDEVQPTLDMLGHLGDDSTLGLSFPTSQPPAQSTDKPEWFSELPYFWTKVQVLEWISYHVEKNKYDASSIDFSCCNMDGHALCHCTRDQMRLIFGPLGDELYDRLHEITSDELSWIIDLLEKEDVTSQETFLDSSHLELGNPCANDSLEDMKPTNPFLSTDFTCLAGAMSPGSSDVSGPVMSHSPNSQDSGGSDLDLDPVEAKLFPDNGFAGSKKGDSKHGKRKRGRPRKLSKESRDCLESRKSKHSPRGTHLWEFIRDILIHPELNEGLMKWEDRREGVFKFLRSEAVAQLWGQKKKNSSMTYEKLSRAMRYYYKREILERVDGRRLVYKFGKNSSGWKEEEVLNRNKEL from the exons ATGGCGGGATCTTGTGAGATCAGCAACATCTTCTCTAACTACATCAGCGCTATGTACCAGCCGGATGAAGTGCAGCCAACCCTGGACATGCTGGGACACCTTGGGGACGACAGCACACTGGGGCTGAGCTTCCCCACTAGCCAGCCCCCGGCACAGAGCACAG ACAAGCCAGAGTGGTTCAGTGAGCTCCCGTACTTCTGGACCAAGGTGCAGGTGCTGGAGTGGATCAGCTACCACGTGGAGAAGAACAAGTACGATGCCAGCTCCATCGACTTCTCCTGCTGCAACATGGATGGGCACGCACTCTGCCACTGCACCAGGGACCAGATGCGCCTCATCTTTGGGCCCCTGGGGGACGAACTCTATGACCGCTTGCATGAAATCA caTCCGACGAACTGAGCTGGATCATTGACTTGCTGGAAAAAGAGGATGTGACTTCCCAAGAGACCTTCCTGGACTCTAGCCACCTGG AGCTGGGAAATCCCTGTGCCAATGACTCCCTGGAGGACATGAAGCCCACAAACCCTTTCCTATCCACAGACTTCACGTGCTTGGCTGGTGCCATGTCCCCAGGCAGCTCTGATGTCTCAG GGCCTGTGATGTCTCACAGCCCCAACTCCCAGGACTCCGGTGGAAGTGACCTTGACCTCGACCCTGTGGAAGCAAAGCTCTTCCCTGACA ATGGCTTTGCAGGGAGCAAGAAAGGGGACAGCAAACATGGCAAGCGGAAACGGGGACGGCCCCGAAAACTCAGCAAGGAGAGCAGAGACTGCTTGGAGAGCCGGAAGAGCAAGCACT CCCCAAGAGGTACCCACCTGTGGGAATTCATCCGGGACATCCTGATCCACCCAGAGCTGAATGAGGGGCTGATGAAGTGGGAGGACCGGCGGGAGGGCGTCTTCAAGTTCCTGCGCTCAGAGGCAGTGGCTCAGCTCTGGggccagaagaagaaaaacagcagcatgaCCTATGAGAAGCTGAGCCGAGCCATGCG GTATTACTACAAACGAGAGATCCTGGAGAGAGTCGATGGGCGACGGCTGGTATACAAGTTCGGGAAGAACTCCAGtggctggaaggaggaggaggtgctcaaCAGGAACAAGGAGCTGTAG